TTGGCCGTGTAGCTGTGGCTGGCCCGGTCGTAGGTGCCGCCGCAGGTGATCAGGCGCAGTTCGGCACGGTCCGACTGGCGGGGGCCGTAGGCCTGTCGGGCGTCGAAGTGGTCGCGCTGGACGACCTCGACGTCGTCGACGGTGAACTCGGCGACCTTGCCGTCGTCCCGGACCACCCGTACCGTCTCGCCCGCCTTGAGGGTGCTGAGCTTGTAGAAGACGGCGGGCCGGGTCTCCGTGTCGACGTGCCCGACCAGCAGGGCCGTGCCCTTGGCGCCGGGTTTCGCGCCGTCCGCGTACCAGCCGACGACGCCCGCCTGATCGAAGGGCGGTGGGTCGATGGCCCCCTGGGCGTCCAGACCGCGCGCGACGACCGGGGCCTGCACGCCCAGGTCGGGTATGTCGATGCGCTGCGGCAGCGCCTGCCCCAACGGCTTGGCGGCGGGCGGGAGTTCGGTGTCCGGGGGACGGCCCACCGCGGCCATGTCACCCGTGGCCGGGGCGGATACGCCATGCCGTACGTCGGTCACCTCGCGGCCCCACAGCCACAGCCCGAGCAGCAGCACCGCCCAGGCCAGACCGGTGAGGAAGCGGCCGCCGGGAGAGCGTTCGCGGGCGGACGTGCGTTCGTGGTCGTACATGGCTCAGCCCGTCGCACGTCTGCGGCGCAGGCCGCGGAACACGACGACCGTCGCGGCGACGCCCGCGAGCACCAGTCCGATGACCGTCTGCGCGGTCCCGGGACCTCGGTCGTCCACGCGTGCCTCGTCGACGGAGGCGACCGGATGGAGTGCGTGGAGCGGGTGGAGTGGATGGAGCGGGGCGGTGCCGCCGCCGCCCGCGTGCACGGGGGCGACGGGTGAGGCGGGAGAGGCGGGGGAATCCGGAGCGTCGGGCCAGGTGGGTGTGGTCGACTGGTCCGGCTGCGTCTGGGACCGCGACCGCGCCGATGCCACGACCTTGATCCGGCCCTTCACCTTCAGGTCGACGCAGGTGATCCTCACGTCGTAGGTGCCCGGATCGATCGAGGTGCGGACTCGGGTGTCGCCGGCGAGCGTGCCGCCCGTGGCGACGAGTTGGGCGTCCGTGACGAAGGCGTCCGAGGCCGCGGTGGCGGTCCTGCCGCCGCAGCCGCTGACCTTCAGCGTGACCTCGGCGCCGGGGGTGGGCGTGGACGGCGTCATGGAGACGCTTCCGCCACCGCCCCCGCCACCTCCGCCGTCGCCACCGCCCTCGCCCGAGGCGTAGGCCGTGGGGATGAGTACCGCGCCTACGACCGCGACACCCGCACAGAGAGTTACTTTCAATGAACCCATCGTGAACCTCCAGCTACCTGGAGAGTCCCCCGCCTGGAGCCGGTGCGCATCCCCAGGGGGTTCTCGCTGCTCCGTACGGGTGGGTTCCGTGCTGCTTCGGGTTTCGGACGCCGTTCTCGGACGCCGTTCTCGGACGCCGTTCTCGGACGGGGTTCCCGGACGGGGTTCCCGGACGGGGTTCCCGGACGGGGTTCTCAGATGCGGTCCACGAGGTCCGCGATCGAGTCCACGATCTTCGACGGGCGGTAGGGGAAGTTCTCGACCTGCTCGGGCCGGGTCAGGCCGGTGAGCACCAGGAACGTCTGCATCCCGGCCTCCATGCCGGCCAGCACGTCGGTGTCCATGCGGTCGCCGATCATCGCGCTGGTCTCGGAGTGGGCGCCGATGGCGTTCAGCCCGGTGCGCATCATCAGGGGGTTGGGCTTGCCCGCGAAGTACGGGTTCTTGCCGGTCGCCTTGGTGATCAGCGCGGCGACGGCCCCGGTGGCCGGGAGCGGGCCCTCGGCGGAGGGGCCGGTCTCGTCCGGGTTGGTGCAGATGAAACGGGCGCCGTCGTTGATGAGCCGGACGGCCTTCGTCATCGCCTCGAAGGAGTAGGTGCGGGTCTCGCCGAGGACGACGTAGTCGGGCTCGTGGTCGGTGAGGATGTAGCCGATGTCGTGCAGCGCGGTGGTCAGACCCGCCTCGCCGATGACGTACGCCGTGCCGTCGGGCCGCTGGTCGCCGAGGAACTGGGCGGTGGCCAGCGCGGAGGTCCAGATGTTGTCGATCGGCACGTCCAGGCCCATGCGCTGGAGGCGGGCGTGCAGGTCACGGGGGGTATAGATCGAGTTGTTGGTGAGGACCAGGAACGGCTTGCCGGACTCGCGCAGCCTCTTCAGGAAGGCGTCGGCGCCGGGGATCGGCACGCCCTCGTGGATGAGCACACCGTCCATGTCGGTGAGCCACGACTCGATGGGCTTGCGGTCTGCCATGTGCGGGATCTCCCTGCCGTACGCGAGTACGCGGTTGCTGCGCGGGGGCTGCGCGGATGCGTCGTTGCTGCGCGCGCCCCAGCCTAGCCACAGGCCCGATCTTGAGGGAATGGCCGGTTTCGGGGCGTTCGCGGGCTGAGACGCGATCCCGGTTCAGCCGAGACGCGGTCCCCGGTTCAACGGCGTCGGCGGGCCAGTCGTCGGGCCAGCAGCAGGGCCGCGCCGGCGGCGAGGAAGCAGGCGCCGGCAGCGGCGGCGAGGACGGTGGGCGAGGCGAGACCGGTGCGGGCGAGTTCCTCGGCTTCGTCGGCGAGGGAGAAGGGGCCGGGGTCGGTGGCGGAGGCGGAGGGGTGAGGGGTTGGGGTCGTGGGGGTGGTGGGCGTGGTGGCGTCCGGGGTGGGGGCGGGAGTAAGGGGGGATGTGCCGGGGGTGGGGGCGGTGCCGGCATCGGCGTCGGGGGTGGCGTCGGGGTCGGCGTCGGCGTCGGACTCGATGGCGAAGCGGTAGTCGTTCGACTGGCCGATCCAGTCGCCGTCGTCGCCGTGCCGCTGGACGACCGCCGCGTTGGCGGTGACGGCGTTGGGGACGGCGTCCGAGCCGAGCGAGAGGCGCAGCTTGACGGTGAGGGTGCGGCCGGGGCCGACGGTGAAGCCGGGAAAGTCGTCGGCTTCGACCGCTTCGTTCGCTTCGCCCCCTTCACCGGTCTGCTCGTCGGCGTTCTCGTCGGTGAACGCTCCGACCAGTTCGGCGTCGTCGGTGGATTCGAAGCGGACCTGGTGCGGTTGTCCGTCGGCGTAGAACTCCAGGTGCGGCTGGGACGGTTTCAGGGCGCGCCGGGCGTCGACCAGGACGACGACCGGGTGGACTCCGTCGCAGGTACGGCGGGTGGTGTTGGTGAGGTCGAGATACCAGATGCCGTATCCGCCCCCGGCCCGGTAGGAGTCGGGGCCGCCGTGGAGGCGGGTGGTGAGGGGGAAGCCACCGGCGTCGGGGCCCGCGCAACTCGGGCCGGCTTCCGCGTGCGCGGAGGCGGGGAGGAGGGCGGCGGCGACGGCGAGGCAGAGGGAGACAGACGGGCACAGTCGCATGAACACGTGAGCCTGCACGAGGCGGCGGCGGGGGGAGGAACGGCACACCGTACGACCGTACGAATCCCCTACGAATCCCCTCGTTCGGGGGAGAGCTACGGGGGAGGTCGGGGCGGGCTTCGGGGGAGGTCGGGGGCGGGCTTCGGGGAGGGCTACCCGTCCCCCCGGCCGAACACCGGTGCCAGCGACAACTGTGCCGCGCCCTCCGCGACCGCTCGGGCTCCGCCGGGAGCGAGGCGTACCGGAACGGCGCCCTCCGGGGAGCCCTCGCGGCGGGCGCGGGCGTCGAGGACGGCGGCGACTCCGTGGACGAACGGCGCCGGGTCGGCGGCGATCGTACGGCCGCCCAGCAGCACGGCGTCGATGTCGAGCAGTCCGGCGAGGTTCGCGGCGGCCTCGCCGAGCACGCGTGCCGCCTCGGCCACGTCCCCCCGGCCGATGGCCGCCAGGCACAGCGCCTCGACGCAGCCCCGGTTGCCGCAGGTGCAGGGCGGCCCGTCCAACTGGATGACCTGGTGTCCGAACTCCCCCGCGCCGGTGCGGGCGCCCCGGTGCACGGTCCCGCCGATCACCAGGCCGGCGCCGAGGCCCGTCCCGAGGTGGAGGCAGGCGAAGGAGCCGCGCTCGCCGCCGACGGCGAGGCCGAGCGCGGCGGCGTTGGTGTCCTTGTCGACGATCACCGGCACCCCGAGACGCGCCGCCAGCACGTCCCGCAACGGAAACCCGTCCCACTCGGGAAACCCGGTGACCCGGTGCAGCACGCCATGGGTGTGATCGAGGGGGCCGGGGAGGGCTACACCGACGCCGAGGAGGGGGGGCGCGGGGGGCTTAGCGGGAGCGCTCGGTGCGGCGGGCGCGGTCGGCGCGAGACCCGCACTCGGGGTCAGGGTCGGAGTCGGAGTCGGAGTCGGGGCAGGCGTCGGGGCCAGAGTCGAGGCCGGAGTCAGGGACAGGCCCAGGGGTTCTCCGGCGAGGACGCCCCCGAGGACCCCGGCCGCCCCCGCCGTCTCCGCCACCTCCATCACCCCCCGCACCTCCCGCACCACCGCCCCCACCACCGTCTCCGCCCCCGCGCCCAGCGACAGCGGGACGCACCGCTCCCCCACCACGCGCCCGTCGAGTTCGGCCAGCACCACCCGCAGCTCGTCGCGGTCCAGGTGGACGCCGATCGCGTGGCCGGCCTCGGGGACCAGGCGCAGGACCGTGCGCGGCTTGCCGCCGGTCGAGGCGCGGTGGCCCGCCTCCGCCGCCAGCCCCTCCTGCCGCAGCCGGGCGGTGATCTTGCTGACCGCCTGCGGGGTGAGCCCGGTGCGCTCGGCGAGTTCGAGCCGGCTGATGCCGTCCGGGCCGGCCGTGCGCAGCAGGTCGAGCACGAGCGCGGCGTTGTGGTTGCGCAGGGCCAGCAGGTTGACGCCTGTGCCTACACCCGGACCTCTGCCTACGCCCGTACCTACGCCTGTGCCCGTGTTGCGGCCGACGCCGTTCGTCCTGTTCACGCCCCCATTCTCACCCGCGCTTGCGCTTTGGCAACAGCGTTGTGAAAGTGGAGCCCATGACAGGTACTCCTCTCCGCGTGGGCCTGATCGGCTACGGTCTCGCCGGCTCCGTCTTCCACGCCCCGCTGATCGCCGCGACCGAGGGCCTCGTCCTCGACACGGTGGTCACCTCGAACCCCGAGCGGCAGGAGCAGGCCCGCGCCGAGTTCCCGGACGTACGCGTCACCGCCACCCCCGACGGCCTCCTCGCCCGCGCCGACGAGCTGGACCTGGTCGTCGTCGCGTCCCCGAACAGGACGCACGTCCCGCTCGCGACCGCCGCCCTGAAGGCCGGTCTGCCGGTCGTCGTCGACAAGCCGGTCGCCGGCACCGCGGCCGAGGCGCGTGAGCTGGCCGCCCTCGCCGAGGAGCGCGGCCTGCTCCTCTCCGTCTTCCAGAACCGCCGCTGGGACAGCGACTTCCTGACCCTGCGGGCACTGCTGGCGGACGGCGAGCTGGGCGACGTATGGCGCTTCGAGTCCCGGTTCGAGCGGTGGCGGCCACTGCCGAAGGGCGGCTGGCGGGAGTCCGGCGACCCGGAAGAGATCGGAGGTCTGCTCTACGACCTCGGCAGCCACATCGTCGACCAGGCACTGGTCCTGTTCGGCCCGGTGGTCTCCGTCTACGCCGAGACGGACGTCCGCCGGCCGGGCGCGGAGACGGACGACGACACGTTCATCGCGCTGACGCACGCGGGCGGCGCCCGTTCCCACCTCCACGTCTCCGCGACGACCGCCCAACTCGGGCCGCGCTTCCGGGTGTTGGGCTCGACGGCGGGCTACGTGAAGTACGGCCTGGATCCGCAGGAGGCGGCCCTGCGGGCGGGCGGGCGACCCGGCGGCTCGGGCTCAGGATCCCGTTCTGGCTCCGACTCCGGTGACTGGGGTACGGAGCCGGAGGAGCTGTGGGGGCGTGTCGGTGCCGGAGAGTCGCCGCTGACCGGCGGCGGACGACCCGTACGGTCCCTCCCCGGCGACTACCCGGCCTACTACGCTGCGGTGGCCAAGGCACTGATCGACGGCGGCCCCAATCCGGTGACCGCCGTCGAGGCGGCCGCCGCCCTCGACGTCCTGGAGGCGGCCCGCCGTTCGGCACGAGACAAGGTGGCGGTGACGCTGTAATGGGCACCCACGAGATCACCCCGAAGTTCACCCCGGAGATCACCCCGAGCCTGGAGGAGCTCCAGCGCCAGGAACGGCGGCTGGTCTTCCGCCAGTTCACGAACGACGACGCGTGGGCGCTCGGCTCACTGCTGGTGGAGCTGGCCCGCGAGCGCCAGGCGCCGGTCGCCGTCGACATCCACCGGGCCGGCCAGCAGCTCTTCCACGCGGCCCTGCCCGGCTCGACCCCCGACAACGACGCCTGGATCGCCCGCAAGCGCCGGGTCGTGGAACGCTTCGGCGCCTCCTCCTACCTGGTGGGCGCCCGCTACCGCGCGAAGGGCACGACGTTCGAGGACTCCGCCCGCCTGG
The Streptomyces sp. NBC_01485 genome window above contains:
- a CDS encoding class F sortase; translation: MYDHERTSARERSPGGRFLTGLAWAVLLLGLWLWGREVTDVRHGVSAPATGDMAAVGRPPDTELPPAAKPLGQALPQRIDIPDLGVQAPVVARGLDAQGAIDPPPFDQAGVVGWYADGAKPGAKGTALLVGHVDTETRPAVFYKLSTLKAGETVRVVRDDGKVAEFTVDDVEVVQRDHFDARQAYGPRQSDRAELRLITCGGTYDRASHSYTANVIVSAYLTGTAV
- a CDS encoding HAD-IIA family hydrolase; its protein translation is MADRKPIESWLTDMDGVLIHEGVPIPGADAFLKRLRESGKPFLVLTNNSIYTPRDLHARLQRMGLDVPIDNIWTSALATAQFLGDQRPDGTAYVIGEAGLTTALHDIGYILTDHEPDYVVLGETRTYSFEAMTKAVRLINDGARFICTNPDETGPSAEGPLPATGAVAALITKATGKNPYFAGKPNPLMMRTGLNAIGAHSETSAMIGDRMDTDVLAGMEAGMQTFLVLTGLTRPEQVENFPYRPSKIVDSIADLVDRI
- a CDS encoding ROK family transcriptional regulator, translating into MNRTNGVGRNTGTGVGTGVGRGPGVGTGVNLLALRNHNAALVLDLLRTAGPDGISRLELAERTGLTPQAVSKITARLRQEGLAAEAGHRASTGGKPRTVLRLVPEAGHAIGVHLDRDELRVVLAELDGRVVGERCVPLSLGAGAETVVGAVVREVRGVMEVAETAGAAGVLGGVLAGEPLGLSLTPASTLAPTPAPTPTPTPTLTPSAGLAPTAPAAPSAPAKPPAPPLLGVGVALPGPLDHTHGVLHRVTGFPEWDGFPLRDVLAARLGVPVIVDKDTNAAALGLAVGGERGSFACLHLGTGLGAGLVIGGTVHRGARTGAGEFGHQVIQLDGPPCTCGNRGCVEALCLAAIGRGDVAEAARVLGEAAANLAGLLDIDAVLLGGRTIAADPAPFVHGVAAVLDARARREGSPEGAVPVRLAPGGARAVAEGAAQLSLAPVFGRGDG
- a CDS encoding Gfo/Idh/MocA family protein: MTGTPLRVGLIGYGLAGSVFHAPLIAATEGLVLDTVVTSNPERQEQARAEFPDVRVTATPDGLLARADELDLVVVASPNRTHVPLATAALKAGLPVVVDKPVAGTAAEARELAALAEERGLLLSVFQNRRWDSDFLTLRALLADGELGDVWRFESRFERWRPLPKGGWRESGDPEEIGGLLYDLGSHIVDQALVLFGPVVSVYAETDVRRPGAETDDDTFIALTHAGGARSHLHVSATTAQLGPRFRVLGSTAGYVKYGLDPQEAALRAGGRPGGSGSGSRSGSDSGDWGTEPEELWGRVGAGESPLTGGGRPVRSLPGDYPAYYAAVAKALIDGGPNPVTAVEAAAALDVLEAARRSARDKVAVTL
- a CDS encoding heme-degrading domain-containing protein yields the protein MGTHEITPKFTPEITPSLEELQRQERRLVFRQFTNDDAWALGSLLVELARERQAPVAVDIHRAGQQLFHAALPGSTPDNDAWIARKRRVVERFGASSYLVGARYRAKGTTFEDSARLDLDEYAAHGGSFPINVEGVGIVGAVTVSGLPQLEDHRFVVEVLQQFLEKYL